AATGTGCGGTTGGGGCGCGATTTCATCATGGAAATGGTGGGCAAGGCGCCCGCGCAATGGTGGATGACGCCGCGCAACCCCGAGCGCGCAATCCCCATCGGGGGCAAGCATATCCTGTTTGGCAATGTCAGCTCTCCGCCCGCCTACTGGACATTGGAAACCGGGCGCAAGATGGTCGGGACGCGCGCCATGTGTGCCGATTTTATCAAGCTGAGCCAGTATTTTAACTGTATCCATTTCATCGGCGGTTATCCGGTTGAGCCGCAGGATATTCACGCCTCGGTGCGCCATCTGGATGTGCTTTATGACAAGCTGACGCTGTCCGATAAGGTGGTGCATACCTATTCGCTTGGCAAAGAGCGGGTCGAGGATGTGATGGAGATGGTGCGGATCGCGGGCGGGCATAGCCATGAGGAATTTGATGCCGGGCCAAAGCTCTATACCAACATCAATTCGACATCGCCGCTGAAGCATGACGAGTTGATGCTGGATGGCTGGATGCGGCTGGCGCGGCGGGGTCAGGGATTGGTGGTGACGCCGTTCACGCTGGCCGGGGCCATGGCGCCGGTGACGATGGCGGGGGCGGTGGCGCAATCGCTGGCTGAGGGGCTGATTGCGATTGCCTTGGCGCAGTATATCAAGCCGGGGGTGGCCTGTGCGATCGGGACGTTTACCAGCAATGTTGACATGAAGTCGGGCGCGCCGGCGTTCGGCACGCCGGAATATATGCGCGCGACCCAGATGACGGGGCAGATGGCGCGGTTTTATGGGTTGCCGCTGCGTTCAAGCGGGGTGTGCGCGGCGAATGTGCCGGATGCGCAGGCAATGTGGGAGACCAGCAATTCGCTCTGGGCGGCGGTGCAGTCGGGCACGCATATGGTTTATCACGCGGCTGGATGGCTGGAAGGGGGGCTGATTGCGTCGCCTGAGAAATTTGTGATGGATTGTGAGGTTTTGCAGCAGATCCAGCGCTATATGGAGCCGCAGATCTGGGCGACGACGCCGGAGGATATTGCGCTAGAGGCGATTGCCTCAGTGGGGGCGCAGGGGCATTTCTTTGGGCTGGAGCATACGCAGGAGCGTTATACGACGGCGTTTTATCAGCCGTTTCTGAGTGATTGGCGCAACTTTGAAGCCTGGGATCTGGCCGGTGGGGTGTGGACGGCGGAGCGGGCGCATGGGATTTACAAGCGCATCGTAGAGGAATTCGTGCCGCCGACGATGGATGAGGCGATCCGTGAGGAGCTTGGGGAGTTTGTGGCGCGGCGCAAGGCGGAAGGCGGGGCGCCGACGGACTTTTGAGATACGGTCCGAAGGGCGTGCGCGCGGGGGTCTGATCAGGGGTGATCGAACCCGCGTGGGGGGTGGGTGACGGGTGAACCTGTTGTTTGTCCCCAAGATCGGCTAAATCCATCGAAGCAAGCGAATTTGAGAAACGGCCATGATGGATCAACCCCTGAGCGAACTTCCTGTGGTGCAGGATGTGATTGCGGCATTTGCGCTGCCCACGCTGGCCATCGGGCAGGCGGGGAAGGTCGAGGCCGTGAACAGCGCCGCCGAAGCCCTGTTGGGCAAGAACATGGTGGGGCGGCATTTCACGACCTACCTGCGCCATCCCGGGCTGGTTGAGGCGGTCGAGCATGGCTTGCGTGATCCGTCCGGGCAGGAAGTATCCTATCAAGTTGTCGAGAACGGCAAGGATGTCCACTATGATGTGCATCTAAAGACAATTGCGGCCACTGGTCTGTTGTTGGTCAGTTTTCAGAATGCCACGGAACTGGCGCAGGCCGAGCAGATGCGCCGCGATTTTGTTGCCAATGTCAGCCACGAGTTGCGCACGCCTCTTACGGCGGTCATGGGCTTTGTCGAAACCCTGCGCACGACCGCGCGTAATGATGCCGTCGCGCGGGAGCGGTTTCTTGGTATCATGGCGGGTGAGGCCGAGCGGATGAACCGGCTTGTCGGTGCGTTGTTGTCGTTGAGCCGGGTTGAAGCGGGCGAACGGGTGCGCCCCACCGCACGGCTTGATCTTGGCAAAGTGGTGCAAACCACCTTGAGCAATCTTGAAACGCTTGCGCGGGACAATAATGTGACGCTGCAATTTGATCCGGCGCAGCAGGCACCGCAGCATGTCATTGGTGATGCCGATCAGTTGATGCAGGTCTTTACCAATCTGGTGGAGAACGCGATCAAATATGGTGGCGCGGATCAATCGGTTGATATCGAGATCAGGCCCGTCGCGCATGATCCCATTCTGCGCGGCCCGGCGATTGAGGTTGTGATTTGCGATCATGGACCGGGTATTGAGCCGATACATTTGCCACGTCTGACCGAGCGGTTCTATCGCGCCGACAGTCATCGCAGCCGTGAACTTGGGGGTACCGGTTTGGGGCTGGCGATTGTGAAGCATATTCTGAACCGTCACAGGGGCCGCTTGAAGATCGCAAGCCAGCCGGGGGAGGGATCGCAATTCAGCGTGGTACTGCCCCCGGAAACAACCGAGGCCTGAATTTCGGCGAATGAAACGGGCGCTTGGGCGGGTTGTCATAAAACTGTAATGAAACTGTCACACAACCGCAGTGCTTGGTGCGGATAAGCGCGCCAGGATCACCGGGAAACAGGATGACCGGCAGGATTGGATGAACCATGACGCATGACCATATTTCTTCAGCTTTCGATGCAGATCTGGAAGCGGTTCAAGCACAGATCATGAAAATGGGCGGGCTGGTTGAAGATGCCATTCGCTTTGGCATGAAATCGCTTGAGACCCGTGACGAAGAGCTTGCCCGGAAGGTTCGCGCCGCCGATGCGGCCATTGATGCATTGGAAGAGACGATCAACGAGGGGGCCGCCCGCATCATTGCGCTGCGCGCGCCGACGGCGATTGATCTGCGTCTGATCCTGAGTGTGATCAAGATCAGCGGCAATCTTGAACGGATCGGTGATTATGCAAAGAACATGGCCAAACGCACCGAGGTTCTGTCAAAGGCGGAGTCGTTCAGCGACAGCACGGGTACGCTCCGACGCATGACACGCGCGGTTGAATTGATGCTGAAGGATGCTCTGGATGCCTATATCCATCGCGATGTTGCGCTGGCGGCTGATGTGATCGCGCGCGATGTTGATGTCGACCAGATGTATAATGCGCTGTTTCGTGAATTGCTGACCTTCATGATGGAAAATCCGCGCAATATTACTGCCTGCCTGCACCTGCATTTCATTTCGAAGAACACCGAACGCATGGGGGATCATGTTACCTCTATCGCGGAACAGGTGATCTATCTGGCAACCGGAAAGCAGCCGGACGAGACGCGCCCGAAAGCCGATACAACAGCCGCAATTTCAGAGGTCTGAGCGATGCCGCCACTACAACCGCAGGTACTTTTGGTTGAGGATGACCCAGCCCAGCGTGAGGTCTTGAGTTATAATCTGGTGGCCGAGGGGTTTGCCGTGCGCTGCGCCGAAAACGGCGAAGAGGCCATGTTGATGGTTGCCGAAGCTCTGCCCGATCTGGTGATTTTGGATTGGATGATGCCCTTGATGAGCGGGATCGAGGTTTGTCGTCAGCTTAAATCGCGCAACGAGACGCGCCATATCCCGGTGATCATGTTGTCGGCCAGATCTGAGGAGGTGGACACCGTGCGCGGTCTGGAGACCGGCGCGGATGACTATATGATCAAGCCGTATTCGGTAAATGAGCTTATGGCGCGCGCGCGCACGCAAATTAGGCGCACCCGCCCGGCGGTGGTGGGAAAGGGGCTGACGTTTGAAGATATCAGCCTTGATCCTGAAAGCCATCGCGTCACCCGTGACAACCATGATCTCAAGCTGGGCCCGATCGAGTTTCGGCTTCTGACCACTCTGATGGAGCGGCCGGGGCGGGTGTTCAGCCGCGAGCAACTGCTTGATCTGGTTTGGGGGCGCGAGATTTTCGTGGATGCGCGCACGGTTGATGTTCATGTCGCGCGGCTGCGCAAGACGTTGATGCGATATGACGGGAGCGACCCGATCCGCACGGTGCGCGGTGCCGGATATGCGCTTGGATAAAGCGCGACGGGGCGCGAGGGGTCATTGGTGTCGCAATGCGTCAATCGGATCCATGCGCGCGGCGCGGCGCGCGGGAAAATAGCCAAACAAGACGCCAACGAGCGCCGAAAACCCGAAGGCGCCCAGGATGACCGTGATGTCGGGCGCAAACGGCACGGCAAGGGCATTTGCGCCCACCAGCGCCAGAGCAAGACCCAGCAGAATGCCGATGAGTCCGCCGATCAGCGAGAGCACGATTGCTTCGACCAGAAACTGCATCAACACCTGACGTTCGGTCGCGCCGACCGCCAGACGAATGCCGATTTCGCGGGTTCTTTCGGTGACGGACACGAGCATGATGTTCATGATGCCGATTCCCCCCACAAGCAGGCTGACGGCGGCGACGGCGGACAAGAGGCCGGTCAGAACCGTTGTAATGCCCGTCAACATCGAGGTGATCTGTTCGGTGTCAAAAACATTGAAGTCGTCATCCTCGCCCGGACTTATCCGGCGTCTTTCGCGCATCAGGCGTTCGATATCGGCCTTGGCCTTGTCTGTTGAAACGTTGTTTCGGATCGAGGCATAGATCATCGACACGTCTTGGTTGCCTGCCACACGGCGATGGAAGGCTCGGATCGGGATCAGCACCAGGTCATCTTGATCGCTGCCGAAGCTCGATGCGCCCTTGGCTTCGAGCACGCCGATGACGCGGCAGGAAATCTGCTTGATGCGGATCACCTCGCCCAAGGGGCTTGAGCTGCCGAACAGCTCCTGTCGGACCGTCTCGCCCAGGATGCAGGCCGCGGTGCCGCTGCGCAATTCGCTGTCGTAGAATTCGCGCCCCTCGGCGATGGGCCAATCGGTTGCCACGAGATAGCGGTTGTCGGTGCCGGTTATGTTGGTCGAATAGTTGGTATTGCCGAAAATCACGGTCATCATCCGCGAATTGCTGGGCGTGGCGACGGCGACGCCCGAAATCTGGCTGTCGATTGCGTCGACATCCTTGAGGGTCAGGGGGGCGGCGGTGCTGCCGGTGCCGCCGGGGCCGTTTTGCGCCTGTCCCGGTCGAATCATCAAGAGGTTGGTGCCAAGTTTGGAGACGTCGGCTTCGACCTGTGCGGTCGATCCCTGGCCAACGGTGACCATGGCGATGACCGCGGCCACGCCGATCACGATGCCGAGGACGGTCAGGAAGGAGCGCATGGTGTTGCGAAAGATCGCCTGCACGGCGAGATGAACCGTTTCAAGAAACATCGGCGACCTCACGGGTGACAAGGCTGTCGGATTCGATCTTGCCATCGACAAAATGGATCAGGCGCCCGGCATATTCGGCCATGTCGGGTTCGTGGGTGACCATCATGATGGTAATGCCCTCGTCGCGGTTCAGCTGGGTCAGCAATTCCATGATTTCGCGGCTGCGCGCCGTATCAAGGTTGCCCGTGGGTTCATCGGCCAACAACACATCCGGGCGGGTGACGATGGCGCGCGCGATTGCGACGCGCTGTTGCTGGCCTCCGGACAGTTGCGAGGGGTCGTGATGTTCGCGCCCCGCCAGACCGACGCGCTCCAAGGCTTGCAGCGCCAAGGCCCTGCGCTCGGATTTTGCCATGCCCTGATAGATCAGGGGCAGCTCGACATTGTCGATGGCCGAGGTCCGGGCGAGCAGGTTATAGCCCTGAAAAACGAACCCGAGATAGTTTCGCCGCAACAGCGCGCGCTGATCGCGCCCTAGCGCGCCCACTTCGGCGCCCATGAAGCGATAACTGCCGCTGGTGGGGGTGTCGAGGCATCCGATCACGTTCATCGCGGTCGATTTTCCCGACCCGGAAGGGCCCATCACGGCCACGAATTCGCCCTTGGAGATGGTCAGGTCGACGTCTTGCAAGGCGCGCACTTCGGCTTCGCCCTCGCCATAAACCTTGCATATACCGCTGAGTTCGATCAGCGGCGCGACCGCGTGGCTCATTGTGTCACCATGTCCACGACAACCCGGTCACCCTGGGCAAGTGCGCCGGCAACGATTTCGGTGCGTATACCATCTGTTTCGCCGGTTTCGATCTCGACGGACTTCAAGTCGTCGCCGTTCGCGACCCAGACCGTGCGCAAACCGCTCTGGGCCTGTTGTGTGGTCGAGGCCGCGTGCGAGGGGGGCTTGAAAAGCAAGCCGAGAAAACCGCTGCCGCCGGCTTCTTCCTCGGCCTGAACGGGGGGTGAAAATCGCAGGGCGGCATTCGAGATTGTCAGGGCGTTGTCGAGATTGGCCACGGTGACATCTGCCGTTGCCGTCATGCCCGGACGCAAGAGCAGGTCTGAATTGTCGATTGAAAGGATGCCTTCGTAGGTGACGACGCCGTCGATTGTCTGGGGCGCAAATCGCAATTCGGAAATGACGGCGGGAAAGGTGCGGTCTTGATAGGCTTCCACCGTGAATTGGGCGGTATCGCCAACATCGACCTTGCCGATATCGGCTTCGTCGATATCGACGCGCAGTTCCATACGCTTCAGATCCTCGGCAATGGAAAACAGGATCGGTGCCTGAAACGACGACGCCACGATCTGGCCGACATCGACGTTGCGTTCGAGCACAACGCCATCAATCGGGGAACAGATGCAGGCCTTGTTGAGATTGGCCTCGTCGACCTTCAGATCTGCGGCGGCGACGCGCACGTCGGCCCGCGCGCTGGCGACGGCTGCTTTTGCGCGGGCAAGCGCGGCATGGGCGGCCAGAAAACTCTGCGTTGTGGTCACGCCGCGACGGTCAAGCTCAAGCGCGCGTTCATAATTGCTTTGTGCTTCGTCCAGAGTTGCCTGAGCTTCGGCCACGCGGGCTTCGCGCGCGGCAAGAGTCGCGCGGCTATGCTCCAATTGCGCCTCCAGCTTCTCGGTATCCAGCTCTGCCAGAACCTGGCCCTTGGAAACGGTGCTGTTGTGATCAACCATGACTGATTTGATCGTGCCGCTGAGTTCGCTTGAAATTTCGACCAGGTTTGTCGGTTCAACCGAGCCTGTCGCCGTCACCTTTACAACAATCGCCGCCCGTTCAATCGAATCGGTTTCATAGGTGACGCCGCTGTTGGTGGAGCTCCACGCGAACCACATCCAACCGCCGCCAAGGATAAGGATGACAAGGATGGTCCAGATGATCCAACGGCGCGCCTTATGACTTGTGCTGCCGCTTGCGACGATCTGATCAATGTTGGTTTTTGTCGCGGGCATTGAGAATGGTCCTTGTTTTGCCGTGAACCGACTTGCAGAGGGATTGGCCGTGCAATGAGACAGATTTTTTACCATGGGGTTCTCGCTGTCGTCATTGACGTAGATCATTGGTTCGGGCCGTGAATGCATATCGCACAGTAAAGTGGCGGAAATGGCGAGGCGGCGCCGGGTTTGCCCCAATGCGGGTTGTGATGAGACCGCAGTAGGGGTAAGTTTTTCCGGTCATGAGTTTGCCGTGTACTACTTGGCGGTGAACGAATGCGGTCTGGGTGTGACGCCTGTCGAATTTGGGCCGTGTGATTGACGATTCGTTGATGAAGATTCTGTTCAATCCACTGTCAATTAGGTGAAATACATTGGTAGACCATCCGTACAAGGGGCTTCCCGATAATCGATTCTGGAAAAGGGCAATTGCGGAAAAAGGTATTTTTGACCTTTCCGATGTCTACGAGAAAAAATTCGATATCGATCCAAATGAACCCATTGCGACCGCAGGCAGCTGTTTCGCTCAGCACATTGCGAAACGCCTGCAATCAAGCGGCTATCGCTATCTTGATGCGGAAGCCGCCCCGTTCAATTTCCCGCCTGACGATATGGAGGCGTTTGGATACGGGCTATATTCGGCGCGTTTCGGAAACGTGTACACCTCGCGGCAGCTTCTTCAACTGGCACAAAGAGCGTTTGGAAAATTTGAACCAGTTGAACATATCGTGGAACACAAAGGTCGGATTTACGATCTGTTGCGCCCCACGGTTGAGCGCGACGGTTTCGCCAGTCGCGACGAGTATGCGGAAATTCTGCAATATCATCATCGTGCTGTCCGGCACATGCTTACACGTTGCGGTGTCTTTATCTTCACCTTCGGTTTGACCGAGGCTTGGGTGGATAAGCGGGACGGAACAGTCTATCCGATTTGTCCGGGCACTGCGGCGGGTGAATTTGATCCTGCCAAATACAGTTTCAAAAATTTCACAGTGTCGGAAAACCTGGCTGACATGCGGGAATTCATTGAGTTGGTTCGAAGCGTCAATCCCGGTGTGAAGTTCATGTTTACGGTTTCACCCGTGCCACTTGTTGCAACCGCGGAAGAACGTCACGTAATGGTTTCGACGGTCTATTCCAAATCGGTCTTGCGCGCGGTGGCGGGCGAGCTGGAGCAGCAGGACCCCTTGATTGACTATTTCCCGTCATATGAAATCATTAGCGGTATCCCGTCGCGGAGCATGTTTTTCCTACCGGACATGAGGTCGGTGCATCCCAAGGGTGTGGATCTGGTTATGGAGCATTTCTTTAAGCAGCATCCGCCCGCAAGAGCGACGGTTTCGCATATTCAGCGTCAAGAAGAAGAACGTGATCCCGCCTGTGACGAGATCCTATTGGAGGCGGAATAATGGGGTATGACTTTCAAGCACCGAAATACCATATTTTTGGCGATAGCAACGTGAACAGGCTTCTGGTTGCCTCGCAAGGAATGAGGGCGCAAATAGCGGCTTCCGGATTTCCCTTAGGTCTTGTTCGCGCGCTGGGTGCTGCGAACGAGTTCTATGCTCCTTTCTATGAACTGAGCGACTCGAAATTGCGGATTACTGATCCCAAGTTGAAATCTCGACTGGAAGGCGAGCTTTGTGACGAAAACGGCTTCATGCATGAGCCGGATGGATCGCTGTGGCTGATATCCGGAGGGTTTCACACGCTCGGTTTCCTGAACAGTGCGCGCTGGGACACTCATCGGCTTTGGCGTGTCGGCTCGGACCGGCAGCTCGCACCTATCAGCGATGGGGCGTTCAAGGCTATGGTTCTCGATCTCAACCGGTTCTTTTTGGGTTTCCTGAGAGACGCGATGGCGCTGGGATACCGCGTGGCGGTATTGTCTTCCGCGCCGCCGACCGAGAGATTCGTCGAGAGATTGGCCAGCAAAAAGTGGACGCGCGATGAGATACTGTTGATGGATGGCGCTGTTCGAGAGGTGATGACAACGCAGTTGGCCGAGATGGGCATAGCCCTTATTACTCCGCCGGAAGATGTGGCCAAGGATGGCTTTCTGAAATCAGAGTATCTGATGGCGAACCTCGCGGATTCGCACCATGGGGACGTCGAGTATTCCAAGAAATACCTGGGAAAGATTGCCGAAACTTGCGGGTATTCGGTAGCTTAAGTCGGTATAAATCGCTTTTTCAGCGCGCGAGCAGTTTTCTGCGCAGTTGGTTGATTTCGTCCGAGGGCATGCCGATGGATCTGAGATAACCGGTGGTCGAGCCGTGGCGGGTGTCGATCTTCTCAAGCGTGCGGGCCATGGTGGTGGCCGGGCTTTGCAGGAGTTTGGCATAGCTTTCGGTATCGCCGCCGCGCGCGCGCGACAGGGCGAGGAATTCTGTCACCAGATCGGGAATGAGTTCGGCGGTCAGAGTGTAATCGGCCACGATCTGATCATGTGAAACGTCGGCCACTCCGAGCAGCAGCGCGGCGATGATGCCAGTGCGGTCCTTGCCAGCGGTACAGTTGAACAGAACGGCGCCGCGTTCGACCGTGGCAATTTCGGACAGGATCGTGCGGATCGCGGGGCCACGGGTGTCGAGCGCGGCGGTGTAAAAGGACAGCAGAGGATCATCGCCCGGACGCCGTGTTTTGGAAAGGGCGGAGGGCGAGAGATCGTCAAACAGCGGCAGGTTGAGGAATTGCACCTCGGCGTAGTTTGCGAAGGGGCTTGGCTTCTCTCTGATTTCATCGGGCGTGCGCAGGTCGATCACCTTGTTCAGGCCTTCGCCGTGCAGACGTTTGGTTTCACTTTTTTCAAGTCGGTGAAGGCTGTCGGCACGCAGGAAGCGACGCCAGGGGATAGTGTCGCCAGACGCGGATTTGTAACCGCCGAGATCACGGATGTTATAGGCGCCCTGGGCCGGGAAATGCCGTGAGGGGGCCATCAGGCGAAGGTTTCCAGCCGGGCGCGATCGACGACGCCGATTTCGCGAGGCTCAGGCGTGAGCGGCACGAAAGAGACGCTTAGGCCCGAGGGGCGCCAATCGCAGATACCAAAGCTGGTGCCTTCGACAAGGCGCAGATCGGTGGTTTCAAGAAGGTCGACCGAGCTGTCGAGGCCGCCGGAGACGAAAATGGGAATGCCGTGCCAATGCATCACCCGGTTGATGTGGATATGGCCCGACAGGATGCCCGCGACGTTGTGCCCGGCAAGGGCGGCGGCCAGCCGTTCGGTGCTGGCCATATCGAGCGTGGCCCAGGGCAGGCCGTTGGGGTCGATCCGGGGGGGATGGTGGATAACCAGCAGCTTTGGCAGGTCGGGATGGCGGGTGAGCGCGTGGGTGAGAAAGGTGAACTGGGCTTCGCAGATCGCACCGGCGACATGGCCGGGAACCGAACTGTCGAGGGTGATGATATGGAGGTCGCCATGCACCACATCATGGAAATAGGGCGCGTCGGAACCGGCATTGCCGCGCATTTCGTGAAATGCGGCGCGTTTGTCGTGATTGCCAAGCGCCATGAGGAGGGGCGCCTTTAACGGGGCAGTGAGATCGCGAAAGAGGTTGTAGCTTGCGACATCGCCCATATCGGTGAGATCGCCGCTGGCGACGACAAAGGCGGGCTGCTGCGGCATGGCGTTGATGATTTCCACCATACGGCTAAGTATGGCGGGGTTATCGGCCTTGTGACCGGGTGCGCCCGCGCCGGGAGCCGAGATGTGGATGTCGGTGAGGTGGATGAAACGGGTCATGGGCGCGCTCCTGCGGCTTGCAACAGGGTTTGGGTATAGCTGTGGGTGGGTGCATGCAATATGTCCGTTGCGGCACCGGATTCAACCACTTTGCCGCGCTGCATGACCAGAACATGATCGCAGACCGAGGCGACAACTGCGAGATTGTGGCTGATGAAGAGTATGCCAAGGTCGAGTTCGTCCTGCAGATCGAGCAGCAGGTTGAGCACTTGTGCCTGCACCGAAACATCAAGGGCCGACACCGCCTCATCCGCCACGAGAAGTGCCGGGCGGGTGACGATGGCGCGCGCGATTGCAATGCGCTGACGCTGACCGCCGGAGAATTCATGGGGGTATTTGGTGGCGTCCTTGGAGTGCAGGCCGACTTGTTCGAGCGCCTCGTCCACCCGTTTGCCGTTGTCTGTGGTGGCGCCGGTGGCGCGCAGCGGTTCTGCGATGGACCAGCCGACCTTGCGACGCGGATCGAGCGAGCCGTAGGGGTCTTGAAAGACCATCTGGAACTTCTGACGCAACTGGCGCAGGGCGCGATGTGAGAGGCTGTGTGGGCATTGACCCTGGAAGCGAATCTCGCCCGCGTCGGGGCGTTCAAACGCCATGACCATGCGGGCCAGCGTGGATTTACCAGACCCCGACTCGCCAACGATTCCGAGGGTTTCACCGGCTTCAAGTGTGAAGCTGGCGTTTTGTACGGCGGTGAGGACCGGCGCGGGTTGAAAGAGCGATTGGCGCGGCAGCCGGTAGTGGCGGGTGAGGCCGGTGGCTTGCAGAAGCGGAGCGGTCATGGCGCGCCCCCTGTTTCGTCAAGCAGGTGGCAGGCGGCGATGCGGGTTGTGCTCAGGGCGTGCGGGGTGGGACGCTGCGCCGCGCATTGGGGCAGTTCGACCACGCAACGCCCCGAGAAGCGGCACCCGTGGGGCAGCGCGCTCAGC
This window of the Rhodobacteraceae bacterium LMO-JJ12 genome carries:
- a CDS encoding ATP-binding cassette domain-containing protein, which gives rise to MTAPLLQATGLTRHYRLPRQSLFQPAPVLTAVQNASFTLEAGETLGIVGESGSGKSTLARMVMAFERPDAGEIRFQGQCPHSLSHRALRQLRQKFQMVFQDPYGSLDPRRKVGWSIAEPLRATGATTDNGKRVDEALEQVGLHSKDATKYPHEFSGGQRQRIAIARAIVTRPALLVADEAVSALDVSVQAQVLNLLLDLQDELDLGILFISHNLAVVASVCDHVLVMQRGKVVESGAATDILHAPTHSYTQTLLQAAGARP